Proteins co-encoded in one Erinaceus europaeus chromosome 2, mEriEur2.1, whole genome shotgun sequence genomic window:
- the SLC6A2 gene encoding sodium-dependent noradrenaline transporter isoform X2: protein MPLFYMELALGQYNREGAATVWKICPFFKGVGYAVILIAIYVGFYYNVIIAWSLYYLFSSFTFNLPWTNCGHAWNSPNCTDPKLLNVSLLGNHTKYSKYKFTPAAEFYERGVLHLHESSGIHDIGSPQWQLSLCLIVVVITLFFSLWKGVKTSGKVVWITATLPYLVLFVLLVHGVTLPGASSGINAYLHIDFYRLREATVWIDAATQIFFSLGAGFGVLIAFASYNEFDNNCYRDALLTSTINCVTSFISGFAIFSILGYMAHEHKVNIEDVATEGAGLVFILYPEAISTLSGSTFWAVVFFIMLLALGIDSSMGGMEAVITGLADDFQVLKRHRKLFTFGVTTGTFFLALFCITKGGIYVLTLLDTFAAGTSILFAVLMEAIGVSWFYGVDRFSNDIHQMMGFKPGLYWRLCWKFVSPAFLLFVVVVSIINFKPLTYDDYVFPPWANWVGWGVALSSMALVPTYVVYKLLSTPGSLWERLAYGVTPENEHHLVAQRDVRQFQLQHWLAI, encoded by the exons ATGCCTCTGTTCTACATGGAGCTGGCCCTGGGACAGTACAATCGGGAAGGGGCAGCCACTGTGTGGAAGATCTGCCCATTCTTCAAAG GCGTTGGCTATGCCGTGATCCTCATTGCCATCTATGTTGGCTTCTACTACAATGTCATCATCGCCTGGTCACTCTActacctcttctcctccttcaccttcaaCCTGCCCTGGACCAACTGTGGCCATGCCTGGAACAGTCCCAACTGCACCGACCCCAAGctcctcaatgtctctctgttgggCAACCACACCAAGTACTCCAAGTACAAGTTCACACCGGCAGCAGAGTTTTATGA ACGTGGCGTCCTGCACCTTCATGAGAGCAGTGGGATCCATGACATTGGGTCACCCCAGTGGCAACTCTCGCTCTGTCTGATTGTCGTAGTCATCACCCTGTTCTTCAGCCTCTGGAAAGGAGTGAagacatcaggaaag GTGGTATGGATCACGGCCACGCTGCCTTACCTGGTACTGTTTGTGCTCTTGGTCCATGGTGTCACACTGCCTGGCGCCTCCAGTGGCATCAACGCCTACCTGCACATTGACTTCTACAGGCTCAGAGAGGCCACG GTGTGGATTGATGCTGCCACTCAGATCTTTTTTTCCCTGGGGGCTGGATTTGGCGTCTTGATTGCTTTTGCCAGTTACAACGAATTTGACAACAACTGCTACAG agatgccctgctcaccagcaccATCAACTGCGTCACCAGCTTCATCTCAGGCTTTGCCATCTTCTCCATCCTCGGCTACATGGCCCACGAGCACAAGGTCAACATTGAGGATGTGGCCACTGAAG GAGCTGGCCTGGTCTTCATCCTGTACCCAGAAGCCATCTCTACCTTGTCAGGGTCCACCTTCTGGGCTGTGGTGTTCTTCATCATGCTCCTGGCCTTGGGGATTGACAGCTCA ATGGGAGGCATGGAGGCGGTCATCACTGGCCTGGCGGACGACTTCCAGGTCCTGAAGCGACACCGGAAACTCTTCACCTTTGGGGTGACCACTGGCACCTTCTTTCTGGCCCTATTCTGCATAACCAAG gGTGGAATATATGTGCTGACACTGCTGGACACCTTTGCAGCGGGGACCTCCATCCTGTTTGCTGTGCTCATGGAAGCCATAGGGGTCTCCTGGTTCTATG GTGTGGACAGGTTCAGCAATGACATCCACCAGATGATGGGATTCAAGCCCGGCCTGTACTGGAGACTGTGCTGGAAGTTTGTCAGCCCTGCTTTCCTCCTG tttgtggtggtggtgagcATCATCAACTTCAAGCCCCTCACCTACGATGACTACGTCTTCCCACCCTGGGCCAACTGGGTCGGGTGGGGCGTTGCGCTCTCGTCCATGGCCCTGGTGCCCACCTACGTGGTCTACAAGCTCCTCAGCACACCGGGCTCCCTTTGGGAG AGACTGGCCTATGGCGTCACACCAGAGAACGAGCATCACCTGGTGGCCCAGCGGGATGTCAGGCAGTTCCAG cTGCAGCACTGGTTGGCCATCTGA